A stretch of Corallococcus silvisoli DNA encodes these proteins:
- a CDS encoding HsdM family class I SAM-dependent methyltransferase — translation MARAIDTPELDEELLVHRFPGIDRKAVGAFYTPAPLVERTLALALSHLEDGPLTVVDPACGAGAFLAAASRLRPDARLCGLELDEGVARLCQARVPGADVRVGDALRDGLEPLLAGTPEGHAELWVGNPPYNGTSAVLKDAACYARLRALVPLEMPPGTSLRDDFAFFLLVATKRLATRPGGLAFITPASLLESFIYAPLRRALLEVLHLREVVDLGPGVFTGAQVRTCITVWTSRTGAPAPAPRYEHKGVGQRFTPEPPEWRLAPIAQEAAALDADWRARGELLTTLIPVSLPGVKTRFDELLVDADAERLLARLRAFRAATEATLEDFARGHGLEPSLLPKLRALKQGAPLEVDTGHVRPFFRYGGARHRGALPPEAKAFCYLDRRLIPRGDHRLRGPYDPHEGAVKLLFNVRELPLSAALLEEPGCVHDHRHARFAPLYVPLRVREEGLGITRGAESREELGPLVPNLSPRGQAWAEGLGGPEAAFRAVMRFLNGGPVQRVWAPAFGASRVVPVPLDGPLPE, via the coding sequence ATGGCCCGCGCCATCGACACGCCCGAGCTGGACGAGGAGCTGCTGGTCCACCGGTTCCCCGGCATCGACCGCAAGGCGGTGGGCGCCTTCTACACGCCCGCGCCCCTCGTGGAGCGCACGCTCGCGCTCGCGCTGTCACACCTGGAGGACGGGCCGCTCACGGTGGTGGATCCCGCCTGTGGCGCGGGGGCCTTCCTCGCGGCGGCCTCGAGGCTCCGGCCGGACGCGCGGCTGTGCGGCCTGGAGCTGGACGAGGGCGTGGCCCGCCTGTGTCAGGCGCGGGTGCCGGGCGCGGACGTGCGCGTGGGCGACGCGCTCCGGGACGGCCTGGAGCCGCTGCTCGCGGGGACGCCGGAGGGGCACGCGGAGTTATGGGTGGGCAACCCGCCCTACAACGGCACGTCCGCGGTGCTGAAGGACGCGGCGTGCTACGCGCGGCTGCGCGCCCTGGTGCCGCTGGAGATGCCGCCGGGGACCAGCCTGCGGGACGACTTCGCGTTCTTCCTGCTCGTCGCCACGAAGCGGCTGGCGACGCGGCCAGGGGGCCTGGCCTTCATCACGCCCGCGAGCCTGCTGGAGTCGTTCATCTACGCGCCGCTGCGCCGCGCCCTGCTGGAGGTGCTCCACCTGCGGGAGGTGGTGGACCTGGGGCCCGGCGTCTTCACGGGCGCGCAGGTGCGCACGTGCATCACGGTGTGGACGTCCCGCACCGGCGCGCCCGCGCCCGCGCCCCGCTACGAGCACAAGGGCGTGGGCCAGCGCTTCACGCCCGAGCCGCCCGAGTGGCGGTTGGCCCCCATCGCCCAGGAGGCCGCCGCGCTGGACGCGGACTGGCGGGCGCGAGGCGAGCTGCTCACCACGCTCATCCCGGTGAGCCTGCCCGGCGTGAAGACGCGCTTCGACGAGCTGCTGGTGGACGCGGACGCGGAGCGGCTGCTCGCGCGCCTGCGGGCCTTCCGCGCCGCGACGGAGGCCACGCTGGAGGACTTCGCGCGGGGGCATGGCCTGGAGCCTTCGCTGCTGCCCAAGCTGCGCGCGCTGAAGCAGGGCGCCCCGCTGGAGGTGGACACAGGCCACGTGCGGCCGTTCTTCCGCTACGGCGGCGCGCGGCACCGGGGCGCGCTGCCTCCGGAGGCGAAGGCGTTCTGCTACCTGGACCGGCGGCTGATTCCCCGGGGGGACCACCGGCTGCGCGGTCCGTATGATCCGCACGAGGGCGCGGTGAAGCTCCTGTTCAACGTGCGCGAGCTGCCCCTGTCCGCGGCGCTCCTGGAGGAGCCGGGCTGCGTGCACGACCACCGGCACGCGCGCTTCGCCCCGCTGTACGTCCCGCTGCGCGTGAGGGAAGAGGGCCTGGGCATCACCCGGGGCGCGGAGTCCCGCGAGGAGCTGGGGCCGCTGGTGCCCAACCTCTCGCCCCGGGGGCAGGCCTGGGCGGAGGGACTGGGGGGGCCGGAGGCGGCGTTCCGCGCGGTGATGCGCTTCCTGAATGGAGGGCCGGTGCAGCGGGTGTGGGCCCCCGCGTTCGGCGCCTCGCGGGTGGTGCCGGTGCCGCTGGACGGGCCGCTGCCGGAGTGA
- a CDS encoding DUF485 domain-containing protein — translation MDGNSKDDALKALAARRWRVAGALTVAMLVAYLGFILLVAFNRPLMGLQFVPGLSIGIVLGALTILLAWVLTGVYMLWANRKYDPALDELRR, via the coding sequence ATGGATGGCAATTCAAAGGATGATGCGCTGAAGGCGCTCGCCGCGCGCCGCTGGCGGGTGGCCGGGGCGCTGACGGTGGCGATGCTGGTGGCCTACCTGGGCTTCATCCTGCTCGTGGCCTTCAACCGGCCGCTGATGGGGCTCCAGTTCGTGCCCGGGCTGTCCATCGGCATCGTGCTGGGGGCCCTCACCATCCTGCTCGCGTGGGTGCTGACGGGCGTTTACATGCTCTGGGCCAACCGCAAGTACGACCCCGCGCTCGACGAACTGCGCCGCTGA
- a CDS encoding bestrophin-like domain encodes MKIVEIMPTWMLATVVLVLLFLSLEFGFRLSHRKQGLDDVAALQASVLGLVALLLAFSFSMASDRYTLRRDLVVKEANAIGTFYLRTDFLPEPTRGELKIRLRRYLEVRLEGYQDAADPELFARWLQESDALQAQCWSLLAGVAPQLQTAVLNLTTQALNDMLDVSAERLAASRNIIPNTIFALLVVGMMGSAMLLGFRPETHARGGLPWVIFVVILTAVMFALVDLDVPQRGRIRADQQPLRELQQQLRSHP; translated from the coding sequence ATGAAGATCGTCGAAATCATGCCGACGTGGATGCTCGCCACGGTGGTGTTGGTCCTGCTCTTCCTGAGCCTGGAGTTCGGCTTCCGGCTCAGCCACCGCAAGCAGGGGCTGGACGACGTGGCGGCGCTGCAGGCGTCGGTGCTCGGCCTGGTGGCGCTCCTGCTCGCCTTCTCCTTCTCCATGGCCTCGGACCGCTACACCCTGCGCCGCGACCTCGTCGTGAAGGAGGCGAACGCCATTGGCACGTTCTACCTGCGCACGGACTTCCTCCCCGAACCCACGCGCGGCGAGCTGAAGATCCGGCTGCGCCGCTATCTCGAGGTCCGGCTCGAGGGGTACCAGGACGCGGCGGACCCGGAGCTCTTCGCGCGGTGGCTCCAGGAATCCGATGCGCTCCAGGCTCAGTGCTGGTCGTTGCTCGCGGGCGTGGCGCCACAGCTCCAGACCGCGGTCCTGAACCTGACCACCCAGGCCCTCAACGACATGCTGGACGTCTCCGCCGAGCGTCTGGCGGCCTCCCGCAACATCATCCCGAACACCATCTTCGCCCTGCTGGTCGTCGGGATGATGGGCTCGGCGATGCTCCTGGGCTTCCGGCCGGAGACCCACGCGCGGGGCGGCCTCCCCTGGGTCATCTTCGTGGTCATCCTCACCGCCGTGATGTTCGCCCTCGTGGACCTGGACGTCCCCCAGCGCGGGCGCATCCGCGCGGATCAACAGCCGCTGCGCGAACTCCAGCAGCAGCTGCGCTCCCATCCCTGA
- a CDS encoding ion transporter: MNRPSEQSPAGGFRARLHTVIFESDTPAGKAFDVALLWAIVFSVGAVMLESVAQVRAGYGHALHVAEWVFTVLFALEYVLRLIAVRRPLDYARSFFGIVDLMALLPSFLSVLFPGAQTLLVVRVLRLLRVFRILKLGHLLGQAEVLLKALLASRAKIVVFLGAVLSIDVIMGALMYMVEGEAHGFDSIPRSMYWAIVTMTTVGFGDITPKTVLGQFIASILMVMGYGIIAVPTGIVSVELAAATRQRQDTQACPGCGAQGHDLDARFCKRCGTALDWVPSQPVR; the protein is encoded by the coding sequence GTGAACCGGCCGTCTGAACAGAGCCCCGCGGGCGGCTTCCGCGCCCGCCTGCACACCGTCATCTTCGAGTCCGACACGCCGGCGGGGAAGGCGTTCGACGTGGCCCTGCTGTGGGCCATCGTGTTCAGCGTGGGCGCGGTGATGCTGGAGAGCGTCGCGCAGGTCCGTGCGGGCTACGGCCACGCGCTGCATGTCGCGGAGTGGGTCTTCACCGTCCTCTTCGCGCTGGAGTACGTGCTGCGGCTCATCGCGGTGCGCCGGCCCCTGGACTACGCGCGCAGCTTCTTCGGCATCGTGGACCTGATGGCGCTGCTGCCGTCGTTCCTGAGCGTGCTGTTCCCCGGCGCGCAGACGCTGCTGGTGGTGCGCGTGCTGCGCCTCCTGCGCGTCTTCCGCATCCTCAAGCTGGGGCACCTGCTGGGTCAGGCGGAGGTGCTGCTCAAGGCGCTGCTCGCCAGCCGCGCGAAGATCGTCGTCTTCCTGGGCGCGGTCCTGAGCATCGACGTCATCATGGGCGCGCTGATGTACATGGTGGAGGGCGAGGCGCACGGCTTCGACAGCATCCCCCGCTCCATGTACTGGGCCATCGTGACGATGACGACGGTGGGCTTCGGCGACATCACGCCCAAGACGGTGCTGGGGCAGTTCATCGCGTCCATCCTGATGGTGATGGGCTACGGCATCATCGCGGTGCCCACCGGCATCGTGTCGGTGGAGCTCGCTGCCGCCACGCGTCAGCGTCAGGACACCCAGGCGTGCCCCGGGTGTGGCGCACAGGGTCATGACCTGGATGCGCGCTTTTGCAAACGGTGCGGCACGGCGCTGGACTGGGTCCCCTCGCAGCCCGTCCGCTGA
- the acs gene encoding acetate--CoA ligase, with the protein MATEPASLFPPKDAFRRTAHVRSLEEYQRLYRQSLDAPDAFWGEQARRLTWFHPPDTVREVNEQAADFAWFVGGKLNATFNCVDRHAKAHPDKAAILWAKNTPGEYETITFRDLHHHVGRVANVLKAHGVRKGDRVILYLPMIPELAYALLACARIGAVHSVVFAGFSADSLRERVLDSGARVVVTANEGPRGPKSVATKAITDDALEGLAQVTSVLVARRTPRDVPMREGRDHWLDVEVKKHRGVCPAEWMDAEDPLFILYTSGSTGKPKGVMHTTGGYLVYANTTFRYVFDTQPDDVHFCTADVGWVTGHSYLLYGPLSNGTTTVLFESTPTWPDAGRLWQVVDDVKATTLYTAPTALRSLIKEGDAFVTKSSRQSLRLLGSVGEPINPEVWRWFHDVVGDGRCPVVDTWWQTETGGILIAPLPGATPCKPGSATLPFFGVEPVLVDEEGKRLEGNGVGGNLCLARSWPGQARSLYGHHERFVETYYARFMPLYFTGDGCRRDEDGYYWITGRVDDVLNVSGHRLGTAEVESALVAHEAVAEAAVVGYPHDLKGTGVCAFVTVKPDFLRTPDEKMVGTLREQVRHVIGPIATPDRVVLVSGLPKTRSGKILRRMLRKIAGGETENLGDASTLADPTVLDELLTKGLPPAARR; encoded by the coding sequence ATGGCCACCGAACCGGCTTCGCTCTTCCCGCCCAAGGACGCCTTCCGCCGCACCGCGCACGTGCGGAGCCTGGAGGAGTACCAGCGCCTCTACCGCCAGAGCCTGGACGCCCCGGACGCCTTCTGGGGCGAGCAGGCCCGGCGGCTCACCTGGTTCCACCCGCCGGACACCGTGCGCGAGGTGAACGAGCAGGCCGCGGACTTCGCCTGGTTCGTGGGTGGCAAGCTCAACGCCACCTTCAACTGCGTGGACCGCCACGCGAAGGCGCACCCGGACAAGGCCGCCATCCTCTGGGCGAAGAACACGCCCGGCGAATACGAGACCATCACCTTCCGCGACCTGCACCACCACGTGGGCCGCGTGGCCAACGTGCTCAAGGCGCACGGCGTGCGGAAGGGCGACCGCGTCATCCTCTACCTGCCCATGATTCCGGAGCTCGCGTACGCGCTGCTGGCGTGCGCGCGCATCGGCGCGGTGCACTCCGTGGTGTTCGCCGGCTTCTCCGCGGACTCGCTGCGCGAGCGCGTGCTGGACAGCGGCGCCAGGGTCGTCGTCACCGCCAACGAGGGCCCGCGCGGCCCCAAGAGCGTGGCCACCAAGGCCATCACCGACGACGCCCTGGAGGGCCTGGCCCAGGTGACGTCCGTGCTCGTCGCGCGCCGCACGCCCAGGGACGTGCCCATGCGCGAGGGCCGCGACCACTGGCTGGACGTGGAGGTGAAGAAGCACCGGGGCGTCTGTCCCGCGGAGTGGATGGACGCGGAGGATCCGCTCTTCATCCTCTACACGTCCGGCTCCACCGGGAAGCCCAAGGGCGTGATGCACACGACGGGCGGCTACCTCGTCTACGCCAACACCACCTTCCGCTACGTCTTCGACACGCAGCCGGACGACGTGCACTTCTGCACCGCGGACGTGGGCTGGGTGACGGGCCACTCCTATCTGCTGTATGGCCCGCTGAGCAACGGCACCACCACGGTCCTCTTCGAGTCCACGCCCACGTGGCCGGACGCGGGCCGGCTCTGGCAGGTGGTGGACGACGTGAAGGCCACCACGCTCTACACCGCGCCCACCGCGCTGCGCTCGCTCATCAAGGAGGGCGACGCGTTCGTCACGAAGTCCTCGCGCCAGTCGCTGCGCCTGCTGGGCAGCGTGGGCGAGCCCATCAACCCGGAGGTGTGGCGCTGGTTCCACGACGTGGTGGGCGACGGCCGCTGTCCCGTGGTGGACACCTGGTGGCAGACGGAGACGGGCGGCATCCTCATCGCGCCGCTGCCGGGCGCGACGCCGTGCAAGCCCGGCAGCGCCACCCTGCCCTTCTTCGGCGTGGAGCCGGTGCTGGTGGATGAGGAGGGCAAGCGGCTGGAGGGCAACGGCGTCGGCGGCAACCTGTGTCTGGCGCGCTCGTGGCCGGGCCAGGCGCGCTCGCTGTACGGACACCACGAGCGCTTCGTGGAGACGTACTACGCGCGCTTCATGCCCCTGTACTTCACCGGGGACGGCTGCCGCCGCGACGAGGACGGCTACTATTGGATCACCGGCCGCGTGGACGACGTGCTCAACGTGTCCGGCCACCGCCTGGGCACCGCGGAGGTGGAGAGCGCGCTCGTCGCGCACGAGGCCGTGGCGGAGGCCGCGGTGGTGGGCTACCCGCACGACCTGAAGGGCACCGGCGTGTGCGCCTTCGTCACGGTGAAGCCGGACTTCCTGCGCACCCCGGACGAGAAGATGGTGGGCACGCTGCGCGAACAGGTGCGGCACGTGATTGGCCCCATCGCCACGCCGGACCGGGTGGTGCTGGTGTCGGGCCTGCCCAAGACGCGCTCGGGGAAGATCCTGCGCCGCATGCTCCGGAAGATCGCCGGCGGAGAGACGGAGAACCTGGGTGACGCCAGCACCCTGGCCGACCCCACCGTGCTGGATGAGCTGCTGACCAAGGGCCTGCCTCCGGCCGCGCGCCGCTGA
- a CDS encoding sodium:solute symporter family transporter — protein MNPTNAGTRIGQPNLTAIVFFLLFVSITLAITYWAARKTKTTSEFFAAGGGISAAQNGFALAGDFMSAASFLGIAGLVATSGFDGLIYSVGWLVGWPVVTFLIAEPLRNLGKYTFADVVAYRLRQTPVRLSAAVGTLTVVVFYLIAQMVGTGNLIRLLFGLSYETAVVIVGAVMILYVLFGGMIATTWVQIVKAVLLLGGATALAGAVLYQFGFSPTALFSEAVSRYGPEALAPGKLVSNPLETVSLGVALMFGTAGLPHILMRFYTVPDAKAARTSVFYATGLIGFFYLVTFILGFGASVLVGRQAIIGVDKGGNMAAPMLAEVVGGTGFLGFISAVSFATILAVVAGLTLSGAAALSHDLWSSVVRKGHAPEAEQLKVARISSLLLGVLAIILGVVFKNQNVAFMVGLAFAIAASANFPALLLSMLWRGFTTRGAVASMLTGSLSAVLLIFLSPTVQVELLGHASAPFPLKNPGLVTIPLSFLVGWVVSLLAPEAEASRRFAEVEHRMHVGAGVPPKGAAPPDVAGPVAPGIPEAPQEI, from the coding sequence ATGAATCCCACGAACGCGGGCACGCGGATTGGCCAGCCCAACCTCACGGCCATCGTCTTCTTCCTCCTCTTCGTCAGCATCACGCTGGCCATCACCTACTGGGCCGCGCGAAAGACGAAGACGACGTCTGAGTTCTTCGCCGCGGGCGGCGGCATCAGCGCGGCGCAGAACGGCTTCGCGCTGGCGGGTGACTTCATGAGCGCCGCCAGCTTCCTGGGCATCGCGGGGCTGGTGGCCACGTCCGGCTTCGACGGGCTCATCTACTCCGTGGGCTGGCTGGTGGGCTGGCCGGTGGTGACGTTCCTCATCGCGGAGCCCCTGCGCAACCTGGGCAAGTACACCTTCGCGGACGTGGTGGCCTACCGGCTGAGGCAGACCCCGGTGCGCCTGTCCGCCGCGGTGGGCACGCTCACGGTGGTCGTCTTCTACCTGATTGCCCAGATGGTGGGCACGGGCAACCTCATCCGCCTGCTCTTCGGCCTCTCCTACGAGACGGCCGTGGTCATCGTGGGCGCGGTGATGATCCTCTACGTGCTGTTCGGCGGGATGATCGCCACGACGTGGGTGCAGATCGTGAAGGCGGTGCTGCTGCTGGGCGGCGCGACGGCGCTGGCGGGCGCGGTGCTCTACCAGTTCGGCTTCAGCCCCACGGCGCTCTTCAGCGAGGCGGTGAGCCGCTACGGGCCGGAGGCGCTGGCGCCGGGCAAGCTGGTGTCCAACCCGCTGGAGACCGTCTCCCTGGGCGTGGCGCTGATGTTCGGCACGGCGGGGCTGCCGCACATCCTGATGCGCTTCTACACGGTGCCGGACGCGAAGGCGGCGCGCACCAGCGTCTTCTACGCCACGGGCCTCATCGGCTTCTTCTACCTGGTGACGTTCATCCTGGGCTTCGGCGCGTCCGTGCTGGTGGGCCGCCAGGCCATCATCGGCGTGGACAAGGGCGGCAACATGGCCGCGCCCATGCTGGCCGAGGTGGTGGGCGGCACGGGCTTCCTGGGCTTCATCTCCGCGGTGTCCTTCGCCACCATCCTGGCGGTGGTGGCCGGGCTGACGCTGTCGGGCGCGGCGGCGCTGTCGCACGACCTGTGGTCCAGCGTGGTGCGCAAGGGCCACGCGCCGGAGGCGGAGCAGCTCAAGGTGGCGCGCATCTCCAGCCTGCTCCTGGGCGTCCTGGCCATCATCCTGGGCGTCGTCTTCAAGAACCAGAACGTGGCCTTCATGGTGGGGCTGGCGTTCGCCATCGCGGCGAGCGCGAACTTCCCCGCGCTGCTCCTGTCCATGCTGTGGAGGGGCTTCACCACCCGGGGCGCGGTGGCCAGCATGCTGACGGGCTCCCTCAGCGCGGTGCTGCTCATCTTCCTGTCGCCCACGGTGCAGGTGGAGTTGCTGGGGCACGCCTCGGCGCCCTTCCCGCTGAAGAACCCGGGGCTCGTCACCATCCCGCTGTCGTTCCTGGTGGGCTGGGTGGTGTCGCTGCTGGCGCCGGAGGCGGAGGCGTCCCGGCGGTTCGCGGAGGTGGAGCACCGCATGCACGTGGGCGCTGGGGTCCCCCCGAAGGGGGCGGCGCCCCCGGACGTCGCGGGCCCGGTGGCGCCGGGAATTCCGGAGGCCCCCCAGGAGATTTGA
- a CDS encoding sigma-54-dependent transcriptional regulator, with translation MSRILVIEDEPIIRTELRRLLTRAGHDVAEAGAVPEAASEHSLDAFDLILSDLRLPGPPGTDIIALCPGVPVLIMTSFATVKSAVDAMKLGAVDYIAKPFDHDELLLQVERVLREGRLTRQNAALKREVEQTWSPGGMVGSAPAMRDVFERVRKVAPSAATVLVLGESGTGKELVARAVHAQSPRAEGPLIAVNCAAIPEGLLESELFGHEKGAFTGAQAAHAGLVEAAHGGTLFLDEIGELPAPAQARLLRMLQDGEVRRVGATRSRKVDVRILAATHRDLPRRVQEGLFRQDLYFRLRVVEIRLPPLRERGEDVPALAKHLLEKACRRMGRAPASLSPDALAAIAQHPWPGNVRELENAIERAVILADGPLITSDLLALEPPAATGTDGTPAALEELDFPPLAASEDPRSPDSMEEYFRRFVLEHQDRMGETELARRLGISRKTLWEKRQRLGIPRTRA, from the coding sequence GTGAGCCGCATCCTGGTCATCGAGGACGAGCCCATCATCCGCACGGAGCTGCGGCGGCTGCTCACGCGCGCGGGCCACGACGTGGCGGAGGCCGGCGCCGTGCCGGAGGCCGCGTCCGAACACTCGCTGGACGCCTTCGACCTGATCCTCTCCGACCTGCGCCTGCCCGGCCCGCCGGGCACGGACATCATCGCCCTGTGTCCGGGCGTGCCGGTGCTCATCATGACCAGCTTCGCCACGGTGAAGTCCGCCGTGGACGCGATGAAGCTGGGCGCGGTGGACTACATCGCCAAGCCCTTCGACCACGACGAGCTGCTGCTCCAGGTGGAGCGCGTGCTGCGCGAAGGCCGGCTCACCCGGCAGAACGCCGCGCTCAAGCGCGAGGTGGAGCAGACCTGGTCCCCGGGTGGCATGGTGGGCAGCGCCCCCGCGATGCGCGACGTGTTCGAGCGCGTGCGCAAGGTGGCGCCGTCCGCCGCCACCGTGCTGGTGCTGGGCGAGTCCGGGACCGGCAAGGAGCTGGTGGCCCGCGCCGTCCACGCGCAGAGCCCGCGCGCGGAGGGGCCGCTCATCGCGGTCAACTGCGCGGCCATCCCGGAGGGCCTGCTGGAGAGCGAGCTGTTCGGCCACGAGAAGGGCGCCTTCACCGGCGCGCAGGCCGCGCACGCGGGGTTGGTGGAGGCCGCGCACGGCGGCACGCTCTTCCTGGATGAGATTGGCGAGCTGCCCGCGCCCGCGCAGGCCCGCCTCTTGCGCATGCTCCAGGACGGCGAGGTGCGGCGCGTGGGCGCCACGCGCTCGCGCAAGGTGGACGTGCGCATCCTCGCCGCCACGCACCGGGACCTGCCCCGCCGCGTGCAGGAGGGCCTGTTCCGCCAGGACCTCTACTTCCGCCTGCGCGTGGTGGAAATCAGGCTGCCGCCCCTGCGCGAGCGCGGCGAGGACGTGCCCGCGCTGGCGAAGCACCTGCTGGAGAAGGCCTGCCGGAGGATGGGCCGCGCGCCCGCGTCGCTGTCCCCGGACGCGCTCGCGGCCATCGCGCAGCACCCGTGGCCGGGCAACGTGCGTGAGCTGGAGAACGCCATCGAGCGCGCGGTCATCCTCGCGGACGGGCCGCTCATCACCTCCGACCTGCTGGCGCTGGAGCCGCCGGCCGCGACGGGGACGGACGGGACTCCCGCCGCGCTGGAGGAGCTGGACTTCCCGCCGCTCGCCGCCAGCGAGGACCCGCGCTCGCCGGACTCGATGGAGGAGTACTTCCGCCGCTTCGTGCTGGAGCACCAGGACCGCATGGGCGAGACGGAGCTGGCGCGCCGGCTGGGCATCAGCCGCAAGACGCTCTGGGAGAAGCGCCAGCGGCTGGGCATCCCTCGAACACGCGCCTGA
- a CDS encoding superoxide dismutase family protein — MTIRPLFVAAALLSTPVLAQDAGTPAPADAGVKPMPKKGETVKAQLKDAQGKDVGEVTLEQTPKGVLVKGALMNLPAGEHAIHIHETGKCDAPDFKSAGGHFNPTKKQHGSLSPKGQHVGDLPNLYIPQDGKVQFDIFIADLKVKSLLDKDGSAVVVHAKLDDYYTDPAGDAGGRIACGVVEKAE, encoded by the coding sequence ATGACGATTCGCCCCCTGTTTGTCGCCGCCGCCCTCCTCTCCACGCCCGTCCTCGCCCAGGACGCGGGGACGCCGGCCCCCGCGGACGCGGGGGTGAAGCCCATGCCCAAGAAGGGTGAGACGGTGAAGGCGCAGCTGAAGGACGCTCAGGGCAAGGACGTGGGCGAGGTGACGCTCGAGCAGACGCCGAAGGGCGTCCTGGTGAAGGGCGCGCTGATGAACCTGCCCGCGGGCGAGCACGCCATCCACATCCACGAGACCGGCAAGTGCGATGCGCCGGACTTCAAGAGCGCGGGCGGCCACTTCAACCCGACGAAGAAGCAGCACGGCTCGCTGTCGCCCAAGGGGCAGCACGTCGGCGACCTGCCGAACCTCTACATTCCCCAGGACGGCAAGGTGCAGTTCGACATCTTCATCGCCGACCTCAAGGTGAAGTCGCTGCTCGACAAGGACGGCTCCGCTGTCGTCGTGCACGCCAAGCTGGACGACTACTACACCGACCCGGCCGGCGACGCGGGCGGCCGCATCGCCTGCGGCGTGGTGGAGAAGGCGGAGTAG